A stretch of DNA from Oryzomonas sagensis:
GTTCTGGGCACCTCGTCCTCCGAATCGGCCCTGCCCCGCCTGATGGTCAAGCTTGAAAACCTGGGCTGCAAGAAATCGGTGGTCGGTCTCGTCGTTCCCACCGGCTACTCCTTCAATCTGGACGGGACGTCGATCTACCTCACCATGGCAGCGCTGTTTGTCGCCCAGGCCACCAACACCCCGCTTACCTGGACCCAGACCTTTACCGTCCTCGCGGTTCTGCTGCTCACCTCCAAAGGTGCTGCCGGGGTCACGGGAAGCGGTTTTGTCACCCTCGCCGCCACCTTCGCAGCCATCCCCACCATCCCCTTGGCTGGTCTGGCCCTGATCCTCGGCATCGACCGTTTCATGTCGGAAGCCCGCGCCCTGACCAACTTCGTCGGTAATGGCGTGGCCACAATCGTTGTCTCCCGCTGGGAAAACGAGCTCGACGTCGAGCGGATGAAGCATGTGCTCAGCAACAATCTGACCGGCACCGAAGAGCCCCACGGGTTTGCCATCCCCGAGACCGAACCGGAGATGATCGCCGATTAGGCCGCCCGCTGCCGTACTGCAAATAGAAAAAGCCCGCTCATGCGGGCTTTTTCTATTTGCGGCCTTTTCTCCCTCTTTTTCTGATCCGACGCGGCTCTATGGGGAGTTCAACGGACGATCGCCGGTAGCCACAATCATTGGGGAGCCAGCGGAGGGTCGGAACCAGTTCCGGCGTCAGCTTCACACAGCTTGGATTGATCTCGAAGCGTCGCTCGAAAATCTTGCAGCGCCTGCTCGTCACATCCAGATAGCGGCACGGCGTCTGGGTATAGAGAATGGTGCCGCGTTCGTCCTCCAGCTTTTCAAAACAGCAGAGGCCGCACTGTTTGCAGAGGCTGTCCCACTGGGCATCGTTGTTGGCGGCATCAATCATGGAGGGCAGGGTAAACCAGGTGCGGGGGATGTGTCAATACAGAGACCCGCTGGCTGAAGTCCCCGGGAGCGATCTGCCGGTCCGTCAAGGCCAGTGCGAAGAATGCATCCGCTCAGAAGCCTGAAAAGTTGCTCATGTACGGATGGCAGCGTTTGCAGTCGTTCATGGGAAAGGCGACCCGCATATGACAGGCGCCGCAGTAGTTACCGAAAATATTCTTGTCCATGGAGAAATCGACGGTGCCCTTTTTCTTGATGTTAAAGATATCCGGGTGGCAACTGGAGCAGTCAAGCTCGCTGAAATGGTCTTCATGGGAGAAGGTCACGTCGCTTCGGGGAGCCGCCGTGCTGAGCTTCATCGGCAGATGCAGTTTTTCCGGGAGCGGCATGGAAGGGGCGGCGAAAGTAAGGGAATTTCTCGGGCTGATCCTGCCGCTCTTGAGCGCGCCGGCCCAATCGATGCCGTTTCCGAAGCCTGCTATGGGCAGCGGGGCGGCAAAGGTCTCGAAAGAGGCCTCCAAGGCCTGGGTATCCTTCATGTGGCATCGGGCGCACAGGGAAGGCTCGCCATCCTGCACCCCGAATGCCGTCACGCCGTCATGGCAGGCTCCGCAGTATTTTCCCGCAGTATATTGGGCGCGGGAGATGCCCGTATCCCCTGCACGCATGCTGAATCCCAGGTCGAGGTGGCAGACGCGGCACGTGTAACGGGCCCGGTGGCTCCAGTGGGCAAACACGACCGGGGCCATCCCGGCCTTTTTGGTCCTGCGGTGCATGACGAGGGTGCCGTACTTCCAAAACGGTCCGTTGGGAGGAATGGTCTTGAGCACATTGCCCAGTTCGCTTCGATCCATCGCCTGGGCGCTTCCCAGGCACGACAACAGTACCACGGCGGCAAGAAACAGAATTGTGCCATTCATCCCTTTTTTCACTCGCACCTCGTCATCAGGGTTTATCGGTTCGATGTCAGCCTATTTCCGCGTCTTTTCACTGTTTTTGGCCTCAAGGACGTAAACATAGAGATCCCTGCACATCTGGAGCCGTTTCGAATATACCTTGCGGACGGTTTCATCCTGTTGCTCGATAACCTTCTGTAAGCGCTCGCATCTCCCGATCAGGGCCTTCAACTCATTATCGGAAAGCGTCATGACGTCCGCGGTCCTTGCACAGGCCTCCTCGAATTCCGTTCGCCACACCTCGTCGCAATACGCCTTTGACAGGCAAACGGACAGGACGAGACATGCCGCAAGAACCATGCGCGCCGCTATTGTTGTACGCATCGCCATATCTCCCGTTATTCCTGGCTACCCGTTATACCGGCTTGGTATGGCAGCGCAGGCAGTCTGTCTGGGGGAATGCCACCTTGTCGTGACAGACGCCGCAATACTTGCCGTCAAAAAGCTCCACCATGGAGTATTTCGAGGTTCCCTTTTTGATGCCTATGAAGATCTCGGGATGGCACAGTTCGCAACCGTTCCAGACCGTGTGTTTTTTGTGGGAGAAGATGATGTCGGGCATCCCTTCGACCTTTGTCTTGAGCGAAAAATCCTGTTGGACCTTGAGCTTCGCCTTCATGATCGAAACCCCCTCAAGTTGGTCAAGCGGCTTGATCAGCCCCTCTTCCTCGGCCTTTTCCCAGTTGATCCCGTTGCCGAACCGCTCCTTCGGCATGGCGTCCGCAAATCGGTAGAACTGTTCTTCCCTGGCCGCATCCCGCTCCAGGGCATGGCACTTCACGCAGCGCTTAAACTCATCCCTGCCGTACTCCTTGGCGCAGGCCTCAAAGACCTTCTTCTTATTCACGCTCATCCTGCCATTGTGGCAGGTGCCGCAATAGTACCCTTTCATGTTGTCCATGGCACGCACCTTGGTCGCGCCGGCGGTCATCCCGAACCCGATATCCACATGGCAGAGGCGGCAGGTGAAATACTGGCGATGCACCCAATGATCGAACACCACCGGAGGCATGCCCGCCTGCTGGGAGTAATTGTTGATGGTAACGCCTCCGAATTCGTAGGGAGGGAGCTTTCTTTTTTTCGTGCCGCTAGCCCAGGCAACACCCACCCCCACGAACAGAACCAGTACTACGAAGAGCGGCCTTCTCATGGTTACCTCCTCAGATGGTAGTATCAACTCGATTTCACACTGAAATTACGGGTTCGTGCCTCCTCGACGCTTCCGCCGATCATGGCGGCGATGGCTTGGTTCGCCAGAACGCGGTTCCCTGTTTCGCCGTTGTACCCGTTGATGCCAACCGGCACGTTTTCCCACGGGGCTCGTGCGGTACATCAACCATTAAACGCCGGGACACTGCTGAGTTCTATCCTGAATTCAGCCCCGTCGTCAACAGTACCTGCCGTGAGCTTGCCGCCCATATTCTGCTCGATAATGACCTTGGACATGCACAAACCGATCCCGGTCCCTTTCCCCGGCTCCTTGGTGGTAAAATAGGGATCGAAGATCTTGGGCAGGATACTGTCGGGGATGCCGCCACCATTGTCGCGGATCGTCACGACGGAACGGCCGTTATCGCCGAACACCCGAATATGGATGCGCGGGGCCGCACCACCGTGGCCGAGCAGGGCATCCTTGGCGTTATTGATGATATTGAGCACCACCTGGGAATATTCATTGTCATACCCCACGGCGCTGACCTCATGGTCCTCTTCCAGGTCGATGGCGATGCCGTTATTTCTCAGACTCGCCCCCACCAGCTCAATGGACTTGGCAACGACCCTATTGAGACTGAAGACCGCCTTATCCTTGCCGGGACGGAAAAAATTGCGGAAGTCGTCGATAGTGCGCGACATATAGAGGATGGCCTCCATCGCCTCCCGGACCTCAAACTCCATGCTTTCCCGGTTAAGATGCCCACTTTTGTAGGAAAGCTGGATATTTTGAATAATACCGCCAACGGCATTGAGCGGCTGCCGCCATTGGTGAGCGATATTGCTGATCATTTCCCCCATGGCTGCCTGACGGTTCTGCTGGACGAGCATCTGGTCCTTGCGGCGCAGTTCGGCTACGGCCTCGGCGACCCGTCGCTCCAGGGAGCGGTTCACCTCTTCCAGTTGATCGTCCCGCAGTTGGATATGCTCCAGCATGGCATTGAAACCGGACATGAGTTCGCCCAACTCGTCATCCGTCTCCCGGACCACCCTGATACTGTAGTCCTTTTTGCGTGATACCCGCTTCATCGCGTCAGAAAGCAACAGCACGGGATCGGAGATCAGCCGCTGCAGGCGTGAAGACAGCCAGTAGATGAGCAGAAACGAGCCGGCCAGGATCACGGCGGTAGAGATAAGCGTCGAGTACAGGTGGTTGATGAAGACGCTCGTATCCGAGAGCAGCACCACGGTGCCGACCTTCTGCCCGTCCCAGACAACCGGTTTCGCGATGCTGAAATATCCGGGCAACCCGAGCAGGCGGTCGGCCTCCGAGCGGATTCGCTGCACGGCGACATGGTTGGCAGCCGGGGGCGCAGAGGCAGCCAGCATTCCGAAGGGGAATTTCTTGGCTACCCCCGTCGCAGACAGATAGCTGGTGAACACGTGATCGGCGCCATCCAGCACATAGGCGGCGCGTATGGAGCTTTTGGCGGAAAGGGCGGCGAGCGTCTCCTGGGCCGCCTTCGAGTCGTTGAACATCAGGGCGGCAGCACTGTTTGTGCCGATGATCTCGGCAAGCGAAGCCAAGTCTTCCTTCTCGGCAGCACGAATGCCATGCGCCTCGCGGATGACGAATGCCAGCGATGCCGCCACCAGGGCAATACCGCAGATCAGCATGATGAGGACCGTCATCTTGCGCCTGATGGAAAGATTTTGTATGGCGGAAAGGAGGCGCTGTTTCATTGTTCCTCTTCCCTGACGATCTTTGCCAATCTCAGAACCCGGGAACTGATCATGAAACCGGACCGTTGGGCCGCTTCCAGGTTAATCTCAAATCGGACCTTTCCCTCCTGAACGACAAACCCGACCACCCCGCCGGCCTTCGCAAACCCGCGCATATCGCCGATCGTCAACACGCCGTGCTGTTGGGCTCTTTCGGCAGCGGCTCGCACCTGGCGACGCTGGGAGTCATTGATCACCAGGATCTGGCAGCCGTCGATCTCCCCGGTTCGGAAGATCTGCCTGACGATTATGGGATGTCCCTTGATGCTTTTCCCCCTGAGGTTTTCTACGGCCTGACCGAACGGCCCAATGCCCAGAGCGCACAGGGCCAGTGGCGTTCCCTCGCCCCCGAGCCCCCCCGCCGGCCACTCGACGAATTTAGCCATGGTGAACACCATGGCCGTCTTGATCTGGTATTCGCTCGGAGGCCCCGACAACGCGTGCGCGGCGGCGGCAAACAGGAAGCTGGAGCCGGCCAGAACAAGCGTGCCGACAATGGCCCCCCAGTCGATCCGGCGGCCACACCGAAACGGCACGTACCGTCCTCCTTTGTGAGCCCAGGGAGGCTGCTGCGGACAAGAGTGCCTCAAAACAGCCATGTGACCATTCCATACATGCTGCGGCCAACGGTTGCAGACTGGGTGCTCAATATCCGCTGCTGGAACTCCAACTGCCGGTCGTGCAGCAAATTCTGGCCGACAAGCGACAACTCGACACCCTTCACCGGCTTCCATGCCAAGCGGACGTCCAGGGTCACATAGCTGCCGACCGCCAGATTAGTGAGCCGGTCCACATAGCGCATCCAGAGGTCAAGCTCCACGTTGCGGGGAAGATCCAAGGAAGAACGGACCGAGAGTTGGTGGCGCGGAGCCTCCCCCTTGGGGTCCCAGGGAACGGTATCGGGATTTGCGCGTTCTTCGACAAATTCAAGGAATGTATAAGCGGTGCGCAGGCGCCACCAGGGGAGCAGATGCGCGTCCACCGCCAACTCGAAACCGCAGGTCTGGGCATTCCCGGAGTTTACGAGATATCCGGGGATAGCCACGTGGGGCGGGTCCGGAGCGGTTTCGAAAAACGGCTGCCCCTGGCTGTGGACATCGAGCCGGTGATAGATGTTGTAAAACGCTGCCGCATCAAAGGCGTAGCCTTCTGCGAGCTGC
This window harbors:
- a CDS encoding YcgN family cysteine cluster protein, with translation MIDAANNDAQWDSLCKQCGLCCFEKLEDERGTILYTQTPCRYLDVTSRRCKIFERRFEINPSCVKLTPELVPTLRWLPNDCGYRRSSVELPIEPRRIRKRGRKGRK
- a CDS encoding c(7)-type cytochrome triheme domain-containing protein; protein product: MNGTILFLAAVVLLSCLGSAQAMDRSELGNVLKTIPPNGPFWKYGTLVMHRRTKKAGMAPVVFAHWSHRARYTCRVCHLDLGFSMRAGDTGISRAQYTAGKYCGACHDGVTAFGVQDGEPSLCARCHMKDTQALEASFETFAAPLPIAGFGNGIDWAGALKSGRISPRNSLTFAAPSMPLPEKLHLPMKLSTAAPRSDVTFSHEDHFSELDCSSCHPDIFNIKKKGTVDFSMDKNIFGNYCGACHMRVAFPMNDCKRCHPYMSNFSGF
- a CDS encoding c(7)-type cytochrome triheme domain-containing protein, with amino-acid sequence MRRPLFVVLVLFVGVGVAWASGTKKRKLPPYEFGGVTINNYSQQAGMPPVVFDHWVHRQYFTCRLCHVDIGFGMTAGATKVRAMDNMKGYYCGTCHNGRMSVNKKKVFEACAKEYGRDEFKRCVKCHALERDAAREEQFYRFADAMPKERFGNGINWEKAEEEGLIKPLDQLEGVSIMKAKLKVQQDFSLKTKVEGMPDIIFSHKKHTVWNGCELCHPEIFIGIKKGTSKYSMVELFDGKYCGVCHDKVAFPQTDCLRCHTKPV
- a CDS encoding ATP-binding protein produces the protein MKQRLLSAIQNLSIRRKMTVLIMLICGIALVAASLAFVIREAHGIRAAEKEDLASLAEIIGTNSAAALMFNDSKAAQETLAALSAKSSIRAAYVLDGADHVFTSYLSATGVAKKFPFGMLAASAPPAANHVAVQRIRSEADRLLGLPGYFSIAKPVVWDGQKVGTVVLLSDTSVFINHLYSTLISTAVILAGSFLLIYWLSSRLQRLISDPVLLLSDAMKRVSRKKDYSIRVVRETDDELGELMSGFNAMLEHIQLRDDQLEEVNRSLERRVAEAVAELRRKDQMLVQQNRQAAMGEMISNIAHQWRQPLNAVGGIIQNIQLSYKSGHLNRESMEFEVREAMEAILYMSRTIDDFRNFFRPGKDKAVFSLNRVVAKSIELVGASLRNNGIAIDLEEDHEVSAVGYDNEYSQVVLNIINNAKDALLGHGGAAPRIHIRVFGDNGRSVVTIRDNGGGIPDSILPKIFDPYFTTKEPGKGTGIGLCMSKVIIEQNMGGKLTAGTVDDGAEFRIELSSVPAFNG
- a CDS encoding YfiR family protein, with translation MPFRCGRRIDWGAIVGTLVLAGSSFLFAAAAHALSGPPSEYQIKTAMVFTMAKFVEWPAGGLGGEGTPLALCALGIGPFGQAVENLRGKSIKGHPIIVRQIFRTGEIDGCQILVINDSQRRQVRAAAERAQQHGVLTIGDMRGFAKAGGVVGFVVQEGKVRFEINLEAAQRSGFMISSRVLRLAKIVREEEQ